A stretch of Aerococcus urinaehominis DNA encodes these proteins:
- a CDS encoding L-threonylcarbamoyladenylate synthase has product MTEIFNQDTLDQAAALLKQGKLVAFPTETVFGLGAIANNADAVSRVYQVKGRPSDNPLIVHVADPSDIFKYAGDLSDQQTAAIEALTSRFWPGPLTLIVPAKLGIFPSVVRGGLETVGIRMPNHPLTLDLIKRVGFPLVGPSANISGKPSPTTVDHVIHDFDGKIAGVLASQPTDIGVESTVLDLSEPGNYYILRPGAITQDMIEAEVDLITITTNTNQINPDQAPKAPGMKYRHYSPSQTVVAVAASKIDQYLSNLPEKQDVALALLDDQLAKVNPDNYGATYALGSSSRQATQRLFAALRTFDDQKHIKTIVVSLLADQEGNQAYRNRLLKAASRVVE; this is encoded by the coding sequence ATGACAGAAATATTTAACCAAGATACCTTAGACCAAGCTGCAGCCTTGCTTAAACAGGGCAAGCTGGTTGCATTTCCCACTGAGACTGTGTTTGGCTTAGGTGCTATAGCTAATAATGCAGATGCGGTTAGCCGAGTTTATCAGGTAAAGGGACGGCCTAGCGACAATCCGCTTATTGTTCATGTAGCCGACCCTTCAGACATTTTTAAGTACGCGGGAGATTTATCTGACCAGCAAACGGCTGCTATCGAGGCATTGACCAGTCGCTTTTGGCCTGGACCTTTGACACTTATCGTGCCTGCTAAACTAGGCATTTTCCCTAGCGTTGTACGTGGAGGATTAGAAACCGTTGGTATACGGATGCCTAATCACCCATTAACCTTAGACTTAATTAAACGGGTAGGTTTTCCCCTAGTCGGTCCCTCAGCCAATATTTCTGGCAAGCCAAGTCCAACGACTGTCGACCATGTCATACATGATTTCGACGGTAAGATAGCGGGTGTTTTAGCTAGTCAACCAACTGATATTGGTGTGGAATCAACGGTTTTAGATTTATCGGAGCCAGGGAACTATTATATTTTGAGGCCTGGCGCTATTACCCAAGATATGATTGAAGCAGAGGTTGATTTGATAACCATTACGACTAATACTAATCAAATTAATCCTGACCAGGCACCTAAAGCGCCTGGTATGAAATACCGTCACTATAGCCCTAGTCAGACAGTGGTTGCAGTTGCAGCAAGTAAAATTGACCAATATCTTTCAAATTTACCTGAAAAGCAAGATGTTGCTTTAGCCCTTCTAGATGATCAACTTGCTAAAGTTAATCCAGACAATTACGGGGCTACTTATGCTTTAGGTAGTAGTAGTCGTCAGGCTACTCAAAGATTATTTGCGGCATTACGCACTTTTGATGATCAAAAGCACATCAAAACAATTGTAGTTAGCTTGCTGGCAGATCAAGAGGGTAACCAGGCCTATCGTAATAGACTGCTCAAAGCAGCTAGTCGAGTCGTAGAGTGA
- the prmC gene encoding peptide chain release factor N(5)-glutamine methyltransferase, which translates to MNKACNFPNDLTYREALQRASSFLLAHGQDEEAAYHLLLGLKSWQPSDWFSRQFNQADLGFLTNYQHGLRRMVTDDYPWQYLVGEVFFYQHVFKVSEDCLIPRPETEALVAYLIDHLNPIPKRILDLATGSGVIGLSLKTAWPDSDLVASDISQPALDVAIANADFLDLPAKFYQGDLFQALPSDEEKFDLIVTNPPYISNDERPLMSKSTLKFEPPEALFAKSQGLAIYIDIAQVLDKYLAADGLFVAEIGYQQGPVLVDLFTQAYPQAKIWLRQDFAGLDRNLFVKF; encoded by the coding sequence ATGAACAAAGCCTGTAATTTTCCCAATGATTTGACCTACCGAGAAGCTCTGCAGAGGGCTTCTTCTTTTTTACTTGCCCATGGTCAAGACGAGGAGGCCGCTTACCATTTGTTGCTAGGTTTAAAATCTTGGCAGCCGAGTGACTGGTTTAGTCGACAATTCAACCAAGCCGATTTGGGTTTTCTAACTAACTACCAGCATGGACTTCGGCGCATGGTGACAGATGACTATCCTTGGCAGTATCTTGTTGGTGAGGTTTTCTTTTATCAACATGTTTTTAAGGTTAGCGAAGATTGCCTCATTCCCCGTCCTGAAACAGAAGCGCTAGTGGCCTATTTAATTGACCATCTTAACCCTATTCCTAAGCGAATCTTAGATTTGGCTACGGGGTCAGGTGTAATTGGTCTATCTTTGAAGACGGCTTGGCCAGATAGTGACTTGGTAGCTAGTGATATTTCTCAGCCTGCTCTTGATGTGGCTATAGCAAACGCTGATTTTTTGGATCTACCAGCTAAGTTTTATCAGGGGGATTTATTCCAAGCCTTGCCTAGTGATGAGGAAAAATTTGATCTGATTGTGACTAATCCTCCATATATTAGTAATGATGAGCGTCCTTTGATGTCAAAATCTACCTTAAAATTTGAACCGCCAGAGGCGTTATTTGCTAAGAGCCAGGGATTAGCTATCTACATTGATATTGCCCAAGTATTAGACAAATACCTGGCTGCAGATGGATTGTTTGTAGCTGAAATAGGCTATCAGCAGGGGCCAGTCTTAGTTGATTTATTTACACAGGCTTATCCGCAAGCTAAGATTTGGCTGCGGCAAGATTTTGCTGGTCTTGACCGAAATCTTTTTGTTAAATTCTAG
- the prfA gene encoding peptide chain release factor 1, with protein MSMLLEQADTFIARYSELAELLSDPEVIGDHRRFMTLSKEEADLRPKVEKFRRYKEVDEEISGAEELLAETTDPDMLDMAKEELKELKDEQVQLEEELHILMIPKDPNDDKNIIMEIRGAAGGDEAQLFAADLYEMYSKYAESQGWRVEVVEASANDIGGYKEIILQITGANVYSKLKFESGAHRVQRVPSTESQGRVHTSTATVGVMPELEDLDFELDDNDIRVDIFRASGAGGQHVNKTESAVRLTHEPTGIVVSMQDQRSQQQNKDKAMMILRSRVYEQLESERLSEYNSDRKNLVGTGDRSERIRTYNYPQNRVTDHRIGLTIQKLDLIMSGELEEIIDALLVADQAQKLEELNEQSL; from the coding sequence ATGTCCATGCTACTAGAGCAAGCGGATACTTTTATTGCCCGTTACAGTGAATTAGCCGAGTTATTATCAGATCCAGAAGTTATTGGTGACCATCGGCGCTTCATGACCTTATCTAAAGAAGAGGCTGACTTGCGTCCTAAAGTCGAGAAATTCCGTCGTTACAAAGAAGTAGATGAAGAAATTTCAGGTGCAGAAGAACTGTTAGCTGAAACTACTGATCCAGATATGTTGGATATGGCTAAAGAAGAGCTTAAGGAGTTAAAGGATGAGCAGGTTCAATTAGAAGAAGAGCTGCATATCTTGATGATTCCTAAGGATCCTAATGATGATAAAAATATTATCATGGAGATTCGTGGCGCAGCTGGCGGCGATGAGGCCCAATTATTTGCGGCTGACCTTTATGAGATGTACAGTAAGTATGCAGAGTCTCAAGGTTGGCGTGTTGAGGTGGTCGAAGCTTCAGCAAATGACATCGGTGGCTATAAAGAAATTATTTTACAGATTACCGGGGCTAACGTATATTCTAAGCTTAAATTTGAGTCAGGTGCTCACCGTGTCCAGCGGGTACCGTCAACCGAGTCACAAGGTCGGGTCCATACCTCAACAGCAACAGTCGGTGTTATGCCTGAGTTAGAAGACCTTGATTTTGAACTCGATGACAACGATATTCGCGTAGATATTTTCCGGGCGTCTGGTGCCGGTGGCCAGCATGTTAATAAGACGGAATCGGCCGTCCGCCTAACCCATGAGCCGACAGGTATTGTTGTTTCTATGCAGGACCAACGTTCTCAGCAGCAAAATAAGGACAAGGCTATGATGATTTTACGGTCTCGGGTATATGAACAGTTAGAAAGTGAACGACTCAGTGAATATAATTCTGATCGAAAAAACTTAGTAGGTACTGGCGACCGCTCAGAGCGGATTAGAACCTATAATTATCCGCAAAATCGGGTAACTGATCACCGTATTGGTTTGACCATTCAAAAGCTTGACCTTATTATGTCAGGTGAATTAGAAGAAATTATTGATGCCCTATTGGTGGCTGACCAAGCGCAAAAATTAGAGGAATTAAATGAACAAAGCCTGTAA
- a CDS encoding Mur ligase family protein, which yields MSIKQSLAVLAGNSSKWLLEKLTNGGSSLPGKLAAKIDPDILQNLASDYDVVLITGTNGKTVTTALTSKVLGQKFDHILTNATGSNMIQGITSAFISDTKNKATGKKIAVLETDEAYLRLVTEQITPKLVLVNNLFKDQADRYGSVASTYQLIQKGLAKVPETPVLINADIPHLVNPNLSNPIFYFGFNSPDQSQDIQTANSAEDLACPECGQGLHYHMIAYDNVGDYFCPSCDFKRPQLDYQIDQIIQLSPDKSQFELFGQTINLPLAGIYNVYNALAAGAIGSFFQVTPDQIKMGLEQVGHIFGRQEIIQVDDHLVKINLIKNIVGFNQIVDLVGLENDEFTLITVLNNNPSDGVDTAWIWDANFEAFKNMPIASYKLAGIAIEDLEKRLLASGIGPAAIERLNSPAAIVNAIKTAPTDKVYLLVTYTAMMEVRKELADQGIIDDRMRA from the coding sequence ATGAGTATCAAACAATCTTTAGCTGTATTAGCTGGTAATTCAAGTAAGTGGCTCTTAGAAAAGTTAACCAACGGCGGCTCTAGCCTACCCGGCAAACTGGCAGCCAAAATTGACCCTGATATCTTACAAAATCTGGCCAGTGATTATGATGTTGTTTTAATTACCGGAACTAATGGTAAGACAGTAACAACTGCGCTTACTAGCAAGGTGTTAGGCCAAAAATTTGACCATATTTTAACCAATGCTACTGGGTCTAATATGATTCAAGGAATTACCTCAGCCTTTATTAGCGATACTAAAAATAAGGCAACAGGAAAGAAAATTGCAGTATTAGAAACGGATGAGGCTTATTTACGCTTAGTTACCGAACAAATTACTCCTAAGCTAGTATTAGTTAATAATCTTTTTAAAGACCAAGCTGACCGTTACGGATCAGTAGCTAGCACCTACCAACTAATCCAAAAAGGCTTAGCTAAGGTACCTGAAACGCCAGTTCTTATTAATGCTGATATCCCTCATTTGGTAAATCCTAACCTATCCAACCCAATTTTTTACTTCGGATTTAATAGCCCAGACCAGAGTCAGGATATTCAAACGGCTAATTCAGCTGAAGACCTAGCTTGCCCGGAATGTGGTCAAGGCCTTCACTACCATATGATTGCTTACGATAATGTTGGTGACTATTTCTGTCCTAGTTGTGATTTTAAACGGCCCCAACTTGATTATCAAATTGATCAAATTATCCAATTAAGTCCTGATAAATCTCAGTTTGAGCTATTTGGTCAAACCATCAACCTGCCACTTGCTGGTATTTATAACGTCTATAATGCGCTAGCAGCTGGCGCTATCGGCAGTTTCTTCCAAGTGACCCCTGATCAAATTAAAATGGGGCTAGAGCAAGTTGGACATATCTTTGGTCGGCAAGAAATTATTCAGGTCGATGACCACCTAGTAAAAATCAATTTAATTAAAAATATCGTTGGTTTTAATCAAATTGTCGACCTTGTTGGTCTTGAAAATGATGAATTTACTTTGATTACTGTTCTAAACAATAACCCTTCTGACGGCGTCGATACCGCCTGGATTTGGGATGCTAATTTTGAAGCCTTCAAAAACATGCCCATCGCTAGCTACAAATTAGCTGGTATCGCAATTGAAGATTTAGAAAAAAGGTTGCTAGCAAGTGGGATTGGCCCCGCAGCTATAGAAAGATTAAACAGCCCCGCAGCCATTGTCAACGCTATAAAAACGGCGCCCACTGATAAAGTTTACCTGCTTGTAACCTATACTGCTATGATGGAAGTACGAAAGGAACTGGCTGACCAGGGCATTATCGACGACCGTATGAGAGCGTAA
- a CDS encoding AI-2E family transporter, whose protein sequence is MTKKNGHSHTDRETRQSAYLDQRLEDLAQYEKSGNSFENSWFYRILIDNRYTVTLYVLIVISILIWLVRRLEFAYQPVFDILGIIILPIAIAAVFYYLTVPLVNKLEKKGISRLVGAIIVLVLIALALVGLISLIPGLIGQGEEFLADWQSIWHQYEKVVESAIGAAWYSELQVLIDDFLNDAAKFDSINWSDLANQTIERLGSILGTVTKVGVALVAAPIILFYMFKDGRQWTENAKQLIPVRIRPQTIRLFSEMNVQISQYIRGQILVALSVAVMFVIGYAVIGLRYGTVIGIAAGFLNVIPYLGSFLGMIPAIIVAIVMGPAMLVKVLLVFAIEQTIEARIISPQILGSNLEIHPVTIMLLLIIGGSYFGVVGVIIIIPVYAVLKVIVQHFFTWYQQVSGLYEEDHNHEINR, encoded by the coding sequence ATGACAAAGAAAAATGGCCATAGCCATACTGACCGAGAAACAAGGCAGTCAGCTTATCTTGACCAACGCTTAGAAGACTTGGCCCAATATGAAAAAAGTGGGAACAGTTTTGAAAATTCTTGGTTTTATCGAATTTTGATTGATAATCGCTATACGGTGACGCTCTATGTTTTAATTGTTATATCTATTTTAATATGGCTAGTTCGCCGTTTAGAATTTGCTTACCAACCTGTTTTCGATATCTTGGGTATTATTATCTTGCCTATTGCAATTGCAGCTGTTTTTTATTATTTAACCGTGCCCTTGGTTAATAAACTAGAGAAAAAGGGGATCAGTCGCCTAGTCGGAGCTATAATTGTCTTAGTTTTAATTGCTTTAGCGCTAGTTGGATTAATTAGTTTAATTCCAGGATTAATTGGCCAAGGAGAAGAGTTTTTAGCTGACTGGCAATCAATTTGGCACCAATATGAAAAAGTTGTTGAATCAGCTATTGGAGCTGCTTGGTATTCAGAATTACAGGTACTTATTGATGACTTTCTGAATGATGCTGCTAAGTTTGATAGTATCAATTGGTCTGATTTAGCTAATCAAACAATCGAGAGGCTCGGTTCTATTCTTGGTACGGTAACCAAGGTCGGTGTAGCGCTTGTAGCAGCACCAATTATCCTATTTTACATGTTTAAAGACGGTCGTCAGTGGACAGAAAATGCTAAGCAGTTAATACCAGTTCGGATACGGCCTCAGACGATTCGTCTGTTTTCAGAAATGAATGTGCAAATATCCCAGTATATCCGAGGCCAAATTTTAGTCGCCCTATCAGTTGCTGTTATGTTTGTGATTGGTTATGCAGTTATTGGTTTACGTTATGGCACGGTGATTGGTATCGCTGCTGGGTTTTTAAATGTTATACCATATCTCGGCTCATTTCTAGGCATGATACCTGCCATTATTGTAGCAATTGTTATGGGGCCGGCCATGCTTGTTAAGGTGCTTTTAGTTTTTGCTATTGAGCAGACAATAGAAGCGCGAATCATATCACCTCAAATTTTAGGATCTAATTTGGAAATTCATCCAGTAACCATTATGCTTCTGCTGATTATTGGTGGATCATATTTCGGTGTTGTGGGTGTGATTATTATTATTCCTGTTTATGCCGTTTTAAAGGTGATTGTTCAACACTTTTTTACCTGGTACCAACAAGTATCTGGTCTATATGAAGAAGACCATAATCATGAAATAAATCGATAA
- a CDS encoding lactonase family protein — METIYLGGYTRQDNQGIHASQFDSESGQFGESQLIVAVENPTYFDFNADQTSLFTLAVINDQAGVAHYKKTTQSWYQVDFEPVWESNGCYLSYDQERQLIYLANYGLGELAVVQVDEQGHMSHLQTIKHTDPTGPHENQDHAHAHYIQASHKHPYVFSCDLGTDQVHTYQVNADKQLSQVAVYHTEPGTGPRHLVEHPSLNILYILGELSYTIDIVAVQADGQLISIDRIDTMPDSWTGFNSSAAIRLSDDGQYLYVSNRGPNQISTFSVSADGQVLSQLQTLASGGDFPRDFNFNASQDYIICGHQHENQISVFKRNRKSGLLSRIDDSLALNEIVCIK; from the coding sequence ATGGAAACAATTTACCTAGGTGGCTATACCCGCCAAGATAACCAAGGCATCCACGCTAGTCAATTTGATTCAGAGTCTGGTCAATTTGGTGAAAGTCAATTAATTGTTGCAGTTGAAAATCCTACTTATTTTGATTTTAATGCTGATCAAACTAGTCTATTTACGCTAGCAGTTATCAATGATCAAGCCGGAGTTGCCCACTATAAAAAAACTACACAGTCATGGTATCAAGTCGACTTTGAGCCTGTTTGGGAAAGTAATGGTTGCTACCTTTCCTATGACCAAGAGCGCCAACTGATTTATTTAGCTAACTATGGGCTCGGTGAATTAGCCGTAGTTCAAGTGGACGAGCAAGGCCATATGTCCCACCTCCAAACAATCAAACATACAGACCCGACTGGACCACATGAAAATCAAGACCATGCGCACGCCCACTATATTCAAGCCAGCCACAAACATCCCTATGTTTTCTCTTGTGATCTTGGCACTGATCAGGTTCACACTTATCAAGTTAATGCGGATAAGCAACTCAGTCAAGTAGCAGTCTACCATACTGAGCCTGGGACCGGTCCTCGCCATCTGGTTGAGCATCCTAGCCTGAATATTCTCTATATTTTGGGTGAGTTATCTTACACCATTGACATCGTTGCGGTTCAGGCTGATGGTCAATTAATAAGTATTGACCGCATTGACACTATGCCTGATTCATGGACTGGCTTTAATTCTTCTGCTGCAATTCGCTTGAGTGATGATGGTCAATACCTTTATGTATCAAATCGTGGTCCTAACCAAATAAGCACTTTTTCAGTTAGTGCCGATGGCCAAGTGCTCAGCCAATTACAAACTCTAGCTAGTGGCGGTGACTTTCCGCGCGATTTTAATTTCAATGCTAGTCAGGACTATATCATTTGTGGCCATCAGCATGAAAATCAAATATCTGTCTTTAAACGAAATCGCAAGAGTGGTTTATTAAGTCGGATTGATGATAGCTTAGCGCTTAATGAAATTGTTTGTATTAAGTAA
- a CDS encoding PTS sugar transporter subunit IIA, with protein MFNFLKTRKNKLANQLNIKNHVQLDQLYAVGQGKIMAIEEVNDQIFSQKLLGDGYGLYPDCNQVYAPLAGEIGQIFPSRHALSIVSASGLEILVHMGVETASLDGEAYQLLVEEGQQVEVGDQLVEMDCNQLVQLDFDPTICVIIHSTFSETCLDPNLGQMVEAGDHVASIVSYPDI; from the coding sequence ATGTTTAACTTCTTAAAGACTAGGAAAAACAAACTAGCTAATCAGTTAAATATAAAGAATCATGTTCAACTTGACCAGCTCTACGCGGTAGGTCAGGGCAAAATAATGGCGATTGAAGAAGTAAACGATCAAATTTTTAGTCAAAAATTATTAGGGGATGGCTATGGGCTATACCCTGATTGCAACCAAGTATATGCGCCATTAGCAGGAGAAATCGGGCAGATTTTCCCTAGTCGCCATGCCCTTAGTATTGTGAGCGCTAGCGGCTTAGAAATATTGGTTCATATGGGTGTAGAGACAGCTAGCTTAGACGGCGAAGCTTACCAGCTTCTGGTAGAAGAAGGGCAACAAGTAGAAGTGGGTGACCAGTTGGTTGAAATGGATTGTAATCAACTCGTTCAACTAGACTTTGATCCAACGATTTGTGTTATTATCCATTCGACCTTTAGTGAGACTTGCCTAGACCCTAATTTAGGCCAAATGGTGGAAGCAGGGGACCACGTAGCTAGCATTGTCTCCTATCCAGATATTTAA
- a CDS encoding undecaprenyl-diphosphate phosphatase, whose protein sequence is MIELLKIIFIGVIEGITEWLPISSTGHMILVEEFISLNVRQEFWDIFLVVIQLGAILAVCWIYFDRLNPFSSNKSDADRKETWDTWFKVLVGCLPAAIFGLILDDWMEAHLMNWLVVALALIIYGIAFIIIEKRNETRQPVVNSMADMSYKTALQIGLFQTLSLVPGTSRSGSSILGATILDTSRPVAANFSFFMSIPIMFGASGLKLVKALLTGFRFTGGELILLLVGMIVAYIVSIITIRFLLRYIQSNDFKIFGWYRIVLGLIVIIYFGFIR, encoded by the coding sequence ATGATAGAACTATTAAAAATAATTTTTATTGGCGTTATAGAAGGTATAACTGAGTGGTTACCTATCTCCTCAACTGGACACATGATATTAGTTGAAGAATTTATCAGTTTAAATGTCCGCCAAGAATTTTGGGATATATTCTTGGTTGTTATCCAACTGGGAGCAATTCTAGCCGTTTGTTGGATTTACTTTGATCGTTTAAACCCTTTTTCTTCAAACAAGTCAGACGCTGATAGAAAAGAAACATGGGACACTTGGTTTAAAGTATTAGTAGGCTGTTTACCAGCTGCTATTTTTGGTTTAATTTTAGACGATTGGATGGAAGCCCATTTAATGAATTGGTTAGTGGTTGCCCTTGCCCTAATTATTTACGGGATTGCCTTTATCATAATTGAAAAACGCAATGAAACAAGACAGCCTGTTGTCAATTCCATGGCAGATATGTCCTACAAAACTGCCTTACAAATTGGCCTCTTCCAAACGCTATCTTTAGTACCAGGAACTAGCCGATCAGGTTCTTCCATTCTGGGTGCAACCATTCTTGACACTAGCCGGCCGGTCGCAGCGAACTTCTCCTTCTTTATGTCCATTCCTATTATGTTCGGGGCTTCTGGGCTAAAATTAGTGAAGGCGCTACTAACTGGTTTTCGCTTTACCGGTGGTGAACTTATCTTACTTCTAGTTGGTATGATCGTGGCCTATATCGTATCAATTATCACAATTCGCTTTTTACTACGCTATATACAATCTAATGATTTCAAAATCTTTGGTTGGTATCGCATTGTTTTAGGCCTTATAGTGATTATCTATTTTGGATTTATTAGATAG
- a CDS encoding aspartate kinase — protein MKVIKFGGSSVADGGQLEKVKDIIAADSNRRIVVVSAPGKRYKDDVKVTDLLIELATRALTGDDISHVFVQVIERYQEVANELGIKEPVIEEITQNLTELVAADVSQADYYLDAIKASGEDNNAKLIAAYLRESGINAQYINPKEAGLFLSDEPGDARVLPESYLNLYKLRDLEGVLVFPGFFGYTKEGRVVTFSRGGSDITGAILANGVRATLYENFTDVDSIYVANPSQVENPVGIDHLTYAEMRELSYAGFSVFHDEALYPAFAEGIPVCIKNTNNPTAPGTMITRTRPTNPYPISGIASTSGFSSIYIKKYLMNREVGFMRRVLSVLEEFEVSVEHVVSGIDDMDVIFRADMVSSKDMKKMLEKIQVVTAADSVTRQENICLMMIVGEGMIETVGNTARATKALSEAGINLEMINQGSSETSVMFGLKEEVEADAVRAIYQEFFGDLSQ, from the coding sequence ATGAAAGTAATTAAATTTGGTGGCTCATCGGTTGCCGATGGGGGTCAATTAGAAAAAGTTAAAGATATTATTGCTGCTGACAGTAATCGGCGCATAGTGGTGGTTTCTGCACCTGGTAAGCGCTATAAAGACGATGTTAAGGTTACAGATCTTTTGATCGAGTTAGCTACACGGGCTTTGACAGGTGATGATATCTCTCATGTTTTTGTTCAAGTAATTGAACGTTACCAAGAGGTAGCTAATGAGTTGGGGATAAAGGAACCAGTTATTGAGGAAATTACTCAGAATTTAACTGAGCTTGTTGCTGCTGACGTAAGTCAAGCGGATTATTACCTTGATGCAATCAAAGCTTCAGGCGAAGATAATAATGCTAAGCTAATCGCAGCCTATCTCAGAGAATCTGGGATTAATGCACAATACATCAATCCTAAAGAAGCTGGACTTTTCTTGTCAGATGAACCAGGTGATGCGCGGGTGCTACCAGAATCATATTTGAATCTCTACAAATTACGGGACCTTGAGGGCGTTCTAGTCTTTCCGGGCTTCTTCGGCTATACCAAAGAAGGGCGGGTCGTCACTTTTTCTCGTGGCGGCTCAGATATCACTGGGGCTATTTTGGCAAATGGTGTACGGGCTACCCTATATGAAAATTTCACTGATGTAGATTCAATCTATGTAGCTAATCCTAGTCAAGTTGAGAATCCAGTTGGTATTGACCATTTGACTTACGCTGAAATGAGAGAACTTTCTTATGCTGGTTTCTCTGTTTTTCATGATGAGGCCCTGTACCCTGCCTTTGCTGAGGGCATTCCGGTATGTATCAAGAACACCAATAATCCGACTGCACCGGGGACTATGATCACACGAACCAGGCCAACTAATCCCTACCCAATTTCTGGGATTGCTTCAACAAGTGGTTTTTCATCGATTTACATAAAAAAATATTTGATGAATCGTGAGGTCGGTTTTATGCGCCGTGTACTCTCAGTTTTAGAAGAATTTGAGGTATCGGTTGAGCACGTCGTATCAGGTATAGATGATATGGATGTGATTTTCCGAGCAGATATGGTCTCTTCTAAAGATATGAAAAAAATGCTTGAAAAAATCCAAGTAGTAACTGCTGCTGATTCAGTGACCCGTCAAGAGAACATCTGCCTAATGATGATTGTTGGTGAAGGTATGATTGAAACTGTCGGTAATACTGCTCGGGCGACTAAGGCACTTTCAGAAGCAGGGATTAATCTAGAAATGATAAACCAAGGCTCATCCGAAACAAGCGTCATGTTTGGTCTCAAAGAAGAGGTTGAGGCTGACGCAGTAAGAGCTATCTATCAAGAATTTTTTGGTGATCTTTCTCAATAA
- the glgA gene encoding glycogen synthase GlgA: MKILFAASESAPFFKSGGLGDVAYALPKELKKQGIDIRVVLPLYNHMAEKYKQELTHVVDFEVELGHYRRKYVGVEALELDGVTYYFIDNKEYFDRGVLYGEPDEGERFGYFDLAVIEMMEKIDFIPNIIHCNDWQTAMIPALLVDKYHWVEAYRDIRKILTIHNIRFQGWYPSEILYDVFNTTMSLFHPNGAQAGNMVNFMKAGINFSDIVTTVSPNYAGEIQTPEFGEGLDGVLRQNSWKIRGIINGIDYDINNPATDANIVENYELDTAVTGKRANKVALQERLGLAVDPDLPLMGVVSRLTDQKGMQLIEAKAEEIINTQDVQIVILGTGDAQFENSFRFFEWKYPGIFCAYIDFDVALAQQIYAASDIFLMPSAFEPCGLSQMISMRYGTLPLVHETGGLKDTVTPYNQYTGTGNGFSFGIFNDHTFAQTVYYALDVYNNQPEAWEKLIYQAMTTDFRWVHPAGDYIAIYQDLLDE, from the coding sequence ATGAAAATTTTATTTGCTGCCTCAGAGAGTGCTCCCTTTTTTAAATCTGGTGGTCTTGGGGATGTTGCTTATGCCTTACCTAAAGAGTTAAAAAAACAAGGCATTGATATCCGGGTTGTTCTCCCCCTATATAACCATATGGCTGAAAAATATAAGCAAGAACTAACCCATGTGGTTGATTTTGAAGTGGAACTTGGTCATTACCGCCGCAAGTATGTAGGTGTAGAAGCGCTTGAATTAGATGGCGTGACCTACTACTTTATTGACAACAAGGAGTACTTCGACCGGGGTGTGCTCTATGGGGAACCAGATGAAGGTGAACGCTTTGGCTATTTTGATTTAGCTGTCATTGAGATGATGGAAAAAATTGACTTTATTCCTAACATTATCCACTGTAATGATTGGCAAACGGCAATGATTCCAGCCCTATTAGTTGATAAATATCACTGGGTAGAAGCCTATCGAGATATTCGTAAAATATTAACAATTCATAATATCAGATTCCAGGGATGGTACCCATCTGAAATTTTGTATGATGTATTTAATACAACCATGAGCTTGTTCCATCCAAATGGGGCTCAAGCTGGTAATATGGTTAATTTTATGAAGGCAGGTATTAATTTCTCTGATATCGTTACCACGGTTTCGCCAAACTATGCCGGAGAAATTCAAACCCCAGAATTTGGTGAAGGATTAGATGGTGTTCTAAGGCAAAATTCATGGAAAATCAGAGGGATTATTAATGGTATTGATTATGATATTAATAATCCAGCAACAGATGCTAATATTGTTGAGAATTATGAATTAGATACAGCAGTTACTGGCAAGCGTGCTAACAAGGTGGCCCTACAGGAACGTCTTGGCTTAGCAGTTGACCCCGACCTGCCACTAATGGGTGTAGTATCACGTTTAACTGACCAAAAAGGTATGCAGTTAATTGAAGCTAAAGCTGAAGAAATTATTAATACCCAGGATGTGCAAATTGTTATTTTAGGAACTGGTGATGCCCAGTTTGAAAATAGTTTCCGTTTCTTTGAGTGGAAATACCCGGGTATCTTCTGCGCCTACATTGATTTTGATGTTGCCCTAGCTCAGCAAATTTATGCTGCTTCAGATATATTCCTGATGCCTTCTGCCTTTGAGCCTTGCGGTTTGTCACAAATGATTTCTATGCGCTATGGCACCTTACCTTTAGTTCATGAAACTGGCGGATTAAAGGACACTGTGACACCTTATAACCAGTATACTGGTACTGGCAATGGTTTCTCGTTTGGCATTTTTAATGACCATACTTTTGCGCAAACAGTGTATTATGCCTTGGATGTATATAATAACCAACCTGAGGCTTGGGAAAAATTAATTTATCAAGCCATGACCACTGACTTTAGATGGGTACACCCAGCTGGTGATTATATTGCTATTTATCAAGATTTACTTGACGAATAG